The following proteins are co-located in the Mycobacteriales bacterium genome:
- a CDS encoding glycosyltransferase 87 family protein has product MRPVAPSREDPIARGASELIGGPVGVHATRDRWWWTPLRVALGLTVLGCVFGYLQKSPCLTHPYTNDYQYTRLCYTDTYVLYTNEGLNARRNAAGQVVGSVGVPYRDHPVEYPPVIGGLMWAAAEVTSVLHGGGADPNGTRAETFFDVTALGLAALALVSTWTVAQLVGRRRAWDVVMVAASPVLLMHAFTNWDLAAVALTGVGLWLWSRGSPAWAGVALGVGIATKLYPMLVLVALVLLCVRAQRVQAAARAIGGAAAGVVAAYLPAIVLSYQTPGSVFHSAFLFPSASCDAAYPLRGWRWFLSLSQTRGADWGSIWLVLQHWFHGSTLGSPAQCGAAPKDLNLLSALAVLALVAGVAVLIWRARQLPRVGQISFLLVAGFIMLNKVDSPQYALWLVPLAVLARPRWASLLVWQISEAVLGAANLYTLISLDHSDQGLPMGTYLIFIGIRDVVLVWLMALVVREVLEPGLDIVRRDGVVDPAGGVLVSA; this is encoded by the coding sequence GTGAGACCGGTCGCTCCCAGCCGGGAGGACCCGATCGCACGGGGGGCCAGCGAGCTGATCGGCGGGCCGGTCGGGGTACACGCGACCCGGGACCGGTGGTGGTGGACGCCGCTTCGGGTCGCGCTCGGCCTGACGGTGCTCGGCTGCGTTTTCGGCTACCTGCAGAAGTCGCCGTGCCTCACCCATCCCTACACCAACGACTACCAGTACACCCGCCTCTGCTACACCGACACTTACGTCCTCTACACGAACGAGGGCCTCAACGCCCGCCGGAACGCGGCAGGCCAGGTCGTCGGCTCCGTGGGTGTTCCCTACCGCGACCACCCGGTGGAGTACCCGCCGGTGATCGGTGGGCTGATGTGGGCCGCGGCCGAGGTGACCTCGGTGCTGCACGGTGGCGGCGCGGATCCGAACGGCACGCGCGCCGAGACGTTCTTCGACGTGACGGCGCTGGGCCTGGCGGCGCTGGCGCTGGTCTCCACCTGGACCGTCGCGCAGCTGGTCGGCCGGCGTCGTGCCTGGGACGTGGTCATGGTCGCCGCGTCGCCGGTGCTGCTGATGCACGCCTTCACCAACTGGGACCTCGCCGCGGTCGCGCTGACCGGCGTCGGGCTGTGGTTGTGGAGTCGAGGCTCGCCGGCCTGGGCGGGTGTGGCGCTCGGCGTCGGCATCGCCACCAAGCTCTACCCGATGCTGGTCCTGGTCGCTCTCGTGCTGCTCTGCGTCCGGGCGCAACGGGTGCAGGCCGCCGCCCGCGCAATCGGTGGCGCCGCCGCCGGGGTGGTCGCGGCGTACCTGCCGGCGATCGTGCTGTCCTACCAGACGCCGGGTTCGGTGTTCCATTCGGCGTTCCTGTTCCCGTCGGCGTCCTGCGATGCCGCCTACCCGTTGCGCGGCTGGCGCTGGTTCCTGTCGCTGTCCCAGACGCGAGGCGCCGACTGGGGAAGCATCTGGCTGGTGCTTCAGCACTGGTTCCACGGCTCGACGCTGGGCTCGCCGGCGCAGTGCGGTGCGGCCCCGAAAGACTTGAACCTGCTGTCCGCGCTGGCGGTGCTGGCACTCGTGGCGGGGGTCGCCGTCCTGATCTGGCGGGCGCGGCAGCTGCCGCGCGTCGGTCAGATCTCATTCCTGCTGGTGGCCGGCTTCATCATGCTGAACAAGGTCGACTCGCCGCAGTACGCGCTGTGGCTGGTGCCGCTGGCCGTGCTCGCCCGCCCCCGCTGGGCCTCGCTACTGGTCTGGCAAATCTCGGAGGCCGTGCTCGGTGCGGCGAACCTGTACACGCTGATCTCCCTCGACCATTCCGATCAGGGGTTGCCGATGGGCACCTATCTGATCTTCATCGGGATCCGCGACGTGGTGCTGGTCTGGTTGATGGCGCTCGTCGTCCGCGAGGTGCTCGAGCCCGGCTTGGACATCGTGCGTCGCGACGGCGTCGTCGACCCGGCGGGCGGAGTGCTCGTTAGTGCGTGA
- a CDS encoding mannosyltransferase family protein, whose amino-acid sequence MRDREALATWWYSRLAVFVVSFASLWMLGDTTAGDVPSYLSRWDQWDAHLFLDLAKYGYRGYRTKTTDVHLEAFFPGEPMAMRVGHALTGSWVAGALLVSAVAGAFAMVALSRLGELDGGGVVGSRAVLYLVLSPYAVFLAAGYSESLFLAFALSSWLAARRGRWLAAGLLAGGAAFMRIDGLFLGVALAVEWLVTSRPYRWRTALPLVAPWVVTAGFFGYLWSVTGDSHAWFDAQRDGWGRKLTAPWTAWHTTWSAAMSPGQGSAYEWSFRAELLAVVLGVALTVLLLAMHRWGEATFVGLQVVALGCSAYYLSVARATLLWFPLWLLLARASVSRPWLHKAYLATAPALMAVAVVTFTSGRWVG is encoded by the coding sequence GTGCGTGACCGCGAGGCCCTGGCCACCTGGTGGTACAGCCGGCTTGCGGTGTTCGTGGTGTCGTTCGCGTCGTTGTGGATGCTCGGCGACACGACCGCCGGTGACGTCCCGTCGTACCTGTCGCGGTGGGACCAGTGGGACGCACACCTGTTCCTCGACCTCGCGAAGTACGGCTACCGCGGCTACCGGACGAAGACCACCGACGTCCACCTCGAGGCGTTCTTCCCAGGCGAGCCGATGGCGATGCGAGTCGGTCACGCGCTCACCGGAAGCTGGGTTGCCGGAGCGCTGCTGGTGTCCGCCGTCGCGGGGGCGTTCGCGATGGTGGCGCTGTCGCGACTCGGCGAGCTCGACGGCGGCGGGGTGGTCGGCTCACGCGCGGTGCTCTACCTCGTGCTCTCGCCGTACGCCGTCTTCCTGGCCGCCGGGTACTCCGAGTCGCTGTTCCTGGCGTTCGCGCTGTCGTCCTGGCTCGCCGCGCGTCGCGGCCGGTGGCTTGCCGCCGGGCTGCTCGCCGGCGGCGCCGCCTTCATGCGCATCGACGGGTTGTTCCTCGGGGTTGCCCTGGCGGTGGAATGGCTGGTGACGAGCCGCCCGTACCGATGGCGTACGGCGCTGCCGCTCGTCGCGCCGTGGGTGGTCACGGCGGGGTTCTTCGGCTACCTGTGGTCGGTCACCGGTGACTCGCACGCGTGGTTCGACGCGCAACGCGACGGCTGGGGCCGCAAGCTCACCGCGCCGTGGACGGCATGGCACACCACCTGGTCAGCGGCGATGTCGCCGGGCCAGGGGTCGGCGTACGAATGGTCGTTTCGCGCCGAGCTGCTCGCCGTCGTCCTCGGGGTGGCGCTGACCGTGCTGCTGCTGGCGATGCACCGGTGGGGCGAGGCCACGTTCGTCGGGCTGCAGGTGGTCGCGCTCGGCTGCTCGGCCTACTACCTGTCGGTGGCACGAGCGACGCTGCTGTGGTTCCCGCTGTGGCTGCTGCTCGCTCGCGCCTCGGTGAGCCGACCGTGGCTGCACAAGGCCTACCTCGCGACCGCACCGGCGTTGATGGCCGTCGCCGTGGTCACGTTCACCAGCGGACGCTGGGTCGGCTGA